In Streptomyces qaidamensis, one DNA window encodes the following:
- a CDS encoding DUF6479 family protein, with amino-acid sequence MNTATYAELAASSDHAVAVTIAFVGGLIVACALIWAVRVGMQVMDKDTHHPAPEEQPHLPDTGPVREMREMREPDDVPVVTRDGQRIMPHELHRASTRTGKDQKPRRWSPGSSGSFGGGGLGRT; translated from the coding sequence ATGAATACGGCAACGTATGCAGAACTGGCGGCCTCGTCAGATCACGCGGTCGCCGTGACCATCGCCTTCGTCGGCGGGCTGATCGTGGCCTGCGCGCTGATCTGGGCCGTGCGGGTCGGGATGCAGGTCATGGACAAGGACACCCATCACCCCGCCCCCGAGGAGCAGCCGCACCTGCCGGACACCGGGCCGGTCCGCGAGATGCGGGAGATGCGGGAACCCGACGACGTGCCGGTCGTGACGCGCGACGGTCAGCGGATCATGCCGCACGAGCTCCACCGCGCGAGCACCAGGACCGGAAAGGACCAGAAACCGCGCCGCTGGTCGCCCGGATCCAGTGGATCCTTCGGCGGCGGTGGGCTCGGCCGCACGTGA
- the bla gene encoding class A beta-lactamase, with amino-acid sequence MTADRTHHRSAPSRSAPSRRALLAAGALLPLAACGTDDRPAGRTDRAPTPTGAPSRRAPVHRLRLTDLERAYGARVGVYALATGTGATVAHRAGERFAFCSTFKALAAAAVLHHRTLSGLDRRVTYTEADLRSTTPVTGRHVATGMTLRELCDAAVRFSDGTAGNLLMRDIGGPPKLTAYLRRLGDEVSRMDHYEPELHDVPPGDPADTTTPQAIATDFRRLLLGTALPARERRLLMDWLSRNATDVGARRIRAGLPADWKVADKTGTGDYGRANDIAVVHPPRTEPLVLAVMTDRPGRDAEPSDALIAEATRRAVAALRLPGIPSPSITGP; translated from the coding sequence ATGACCGCCGACCGGACCCACCACCGCAGCGCCCCGTCCCGCAGCGCCCCGTCCCGCCGCGCCCTCCTGGCCGCCGGGGCCCTGCTCCCCCTCGCCGCGTGCGGCACGGACGACCGCCCCGCCGGCCGCACGGACCGCGCCCCCACGCCCACCGGCGCGCCGTCGCGACGAGCCCCGGTCCACCGCCTCCGGCTGACGGATCTGGAGCGTGCGTACGGTGCCCGCGTCGGCGTCTACGCCCTCGCGACCGGCACCGGTGCCACGGTCGCCCACCGGGCCGGCGAACGCTTCGCGTTCTGCTCGACGTTCAAGGCCCTGGCCGCGGCGGCGGTCCTGCACCACCGCACCCTGAGCGGCCTGGACCGGCGCGTCACCTACACCGAGGCCGACCTGCGCTCCACCACGCCGGTCACCGGCCGGCACGTCGCGACCGGGATGACCCTCCGTGAACTCTGCGACGCCGCCGTCCGCTTCAGCGACGGCACGGCGGGCAACCTGCTGATGCGCGACATCGGCGGCCCGCCGAAGCTCACCGCCTACCTGCGCCGGCTCGGCGACGAGGTCAGCCGCATGGACCACTACGAGCCCGAACTGCACGACGTACCGCCCGGCGACCCCGCCGACACCACCACCCCGCAGGCGATCGCCACCGACTTCCGCAGGCTCCTCCTCGGGACCGCCCTGCCCGCCCGGGAACGCCGGCTCCTCATGGACTGGCTCTCGCGCAACGCCACCGACGTCGGAGCCCGCCGCATCCGGGCCGGACTCCCCGCGGACTGGAAGGTGGCCGACAAGACCGGCACCGGCGACTACGGCAGGGCCAACGACATCGCCGTCGTCCACCCGCCCCGTACCGAGCCGCTCGTCCTGGCCGTCATGACCGACCGGCCCGGCCGCGACGCCGAACCTTCGGACGCCCTGATCGCCGAGGCCACCCGGCGGGCCGTCGCCGCCCTGCGGCTCCCGGGGATTCCGTCGCCGTCTATAACGGGGCCATGA
- a CDS encoding DUF5994 family protein, producing MTSASSPPPSVPAPSEVRLRIADQARQGRMARRIDGAWWPRSYDLAAELPGLLGGLPGAWGRISSVLVNGDTWPECPERMVVAGQTVHVGRTDSPTAPHTVCLLAPGRGRWDLLVVPPATDEAEARRVMERAVTQGV from the coding sequence ATGACGTCCGCCTCTTCGCCCCCGCCGTCCGTCCCCGCCCCGTCCGAGGTCCGGCTACGGATCGCGGACCAGGCGCGCCAAGGCCGCATGGCTCGCCGCATCGACGGGGCGTGGTGGCCCCGCTCGTACGACCTGGCCGCCGAACTGCCCGGGCTGCTCGGCGGACTGCCGGGTGCCTGGGGCCGGATCAGCAGTGTCCTGGTCAACGGGGACACCTGGCCGGAGTGCCCGGAGCGGATGGTCGTCGCGGGCCAGACGGTGCACGTGGGGCGCACGGACTCGCCGACCGCCCCGCACACCGTGTGCCTGCTCGCACCCGGCCGGGGGCGCTGGGACCTGCTGGTGGTGCCGCCCGCCACCGACGAGGCGGAGGCCCGCCGGGTCATGGAACGGGCCGTCACGCAGGGCGTCTGA
- a CDS encoding DUF1304 domain-containing protein encodes MSTLATIAVLALAALHAYILVLEMFLWTSPRARAAFGTSAEFAASTKALAANQGLYNGFLAAGLAWGAVASDPVGFQVSVFFLVCVAVAGLYGAATASRKILFVQTVPALAALALVLLAR; translated from the coding sequence ATGTCGACGCTTGCCACCATCGCGGTACTGGCCCTCGCCGCGCTCCACGCCTACATCCTGGTGCTGGAGATGTTCCTGTGGACCTCGCCGCGGGCCCGGGCCGCCTTCGGTACCAGTGCCGAGTTCGCCGCCTCGACAAAGGCCCTGGCGGCCAACCAGGGGCTCTACAACGGGTTCCTCGCGGCCGGCCTGGCGTGGGGCGCGGTGGCGTCCGACCCGGTGGGCTTCCAGGTGTCCGTCTTCTTCCTGGTGTGCGTGGCGGTCGCGGGGCTCTACGGCGCCGCGACGGCGAGCAGGAAGATCCTCTTCGTCCAGACCGTCCCGGCGCTGGCCGCCCTGGCCCTGGTACTGCTCGCGCGCTGA
- a CDS encoding ABC transporter ATP-binding protein yields MTVPESASPKLSVPRLRILWSFARPHRRALVLALVLALVGSGMGLATPMVTKGVLDALGGSGSLRGPILALLVLLVLGSAVMYWQWTLLGALGERVVLGARESMVRRLLRATVPAVTRRPPGELVTRVTSDTVLLHQAATGAPVGLINAVVMLFGTLTLMGVLDLVLLGTVAAAVAVVGVLFAVLMPGIATAQQRAQDHLGRLGGNLEGALRAIRTVKAGRAEDRTAERIVADARISAEHGVRAVRREALAWTIAVAGIQFAIILVLGVGAWRVSEGALEVSSLIAFLLYAFGLMDPVSELSQNITALQSGIAAAERIRETDALESEGPAGAHVRGPAPTRAAVAEDTPVLELRDVSAAYGPGADPAVRGVSLVIPRHGHTAIVGPSGAGKTTLFSLVLRFLEPTGGELLLDGRPYRDHSHDEIRSRLAYVEQDTPVVPGTIRDNLLLARPGATDEELRRVLREVRLAERVDALDEGLDTPLSGAAVSGGERQRIALARALLRTPDVLLLDEATAQLDGLTEAAVQTCVRARAAAGAVVTIAHRLSTVIDADTIVVMEAGRVRARGGHAELLATDALYRELVEALRITADPQAA; encoded by the coding sequence ATGACTGTTCCGGAAAGTGCGTCCCCCAAGCTGTCCGTCCCGCGGCTGCGGATCCTCTGGTCGTTCGCCCGGCCACACCGGCGCGCGCTGGTCCTGGCGCTCGTCCTCGCCCTGGTGGGCTCCGGAATGGGGCTGGCCACGCCGATGGTCACCAAGGGCGTGCTCGACGCGCTCGGCGGGTCCGGGTCCCTGCGCGGGCCGATCCTGGCCCTGCTCGTCCTGCTGGTCCTCGGCAGTGCCGTCATGTACTGGCAGTGGACGCTGCTGGGCGCGCTGGGGGAGCGCGTGGTGCTCGGGGCCCGCGAGTCGATGGTGCGGCGCTTGCTGCGGGCCACGGTCCCCGCCGTCACCCGGCGCCCGCCCGGCGAGCTGGTCACCCGTGTCACCTCCGACACGGTCCTGCTGCACCAGGCCGCCACCGGCGCCCCGGTCGGCCTGATCAACGCCGTGGTCATGCTCTTCGGGACGCTGACCCTCATGGGCGTCCTCGACCTGGTGCTGCTGGGGACGGTCGCGGCGGCCGTTGCGGTGGTCGGCGTCCTGTTCGCCGTCCTGATGCCCGGGATCGCGACCGCGCAGCAGCGCGCCCAGGACCACCTCGGACGGCTCGGCGGCAACCTGGAGGGGGCGCTGCGCGCGATCCGGACGGTGAAGGCCGGCCGGGCCGAGGACCGCACGGCCGAGCGCATCGTGGCCGACGCCCGCATCTCCGCCGAGCACGGCGTCCGTGCCGTCCGCCGCGAGGCCCTGGCCTGGACGATCGCGGTCGCCGGCATCCAGTTCGCGATCATCCTCGTGCTGGGCGTGGGCGCCTGGCGGGTCTCCGAGGGAGCCCTGGAGGTCTCCAGCCTCATCGCGTTCCTGCTCTACGCCTTCGGCCTGATGGACCCGGTCAGCGAACTCAGCCAGAACATCACGGCGCTCCAGTCGGGGATCGCCGCCGCGGAGCGGATCCGGGAGACCGACGCCCTGGAGTCGGAGGGACCGGCCGGGGCCCACGTTCGCGGACCCGCGCCGACGCGTGCGGCGGTCGCCGAGGACACCCCCGTACTGGAGCTGCGGGACGTCAGCGCGGCCTACGGCCCCGGCGCCGACCCCGCGGTGCGCGGCGTCTCCCTGGTGATCCCCCGGCACGGGCACACGGCGATCGTCGGACCCTCGGGCGCGGGCAAGACGACCCTGTTCTCCCTGGTTCTGCGCTTCCTGGAACCGACCGGCGGCGAACTGCTCCTGGACGGCCGTCCGTATCGCGACCACTCCCACGACGAGATCCGGTCGCGCCTGGCGTACGTCGAACAGGACACCCCCGTCGTGCCCGGGACGATCCGCGACAACCTGCTGCTGGCCCGCCCCGGCGCGACCGACGAGGAACTGCGGCGCGTTCTGCGCGAGGTGCGGCTGGCCGAGAGGGTCGACGCCCTGGACGAGGGGCTCGACACGCCCCTGTCCGGCGCGGCGGTCTCCGGCGGTGAGCGGCAGCGCATCGCCCTGGCCCGGGCCCTGCTGCGCACTCCGGACGTGCTGCTCCTGGATGAGGCGACGGCCCAGCTCGACGGGCTGACCGAGGCCGCCGTGCAGACCTGCGTGCGCGCCCGCGCGGCGGCCGGCGCGGTCGTCACCATCGCCCACCGGCTGTCGACCGTGATCGACGCCGACACCATCGTGGTGATGGAGGCCGGCCGGGTCCGTGCCCGCGGCGGCCATGCGGAACTGCTCGCGACGGACGCGCTGTACCGAGAGCTGGTGGAGGCACTGCGCATCACGGCGGACCCGCAGGCGGCGTGA
- a CDS encoding glycoside hydrolase family 13 protein, whose protein sequence is MPCEGDRVTDRSTLDLSSRDPDWWRQAVVYQIYPRSFADADGDGLGDLRGITRRLTHLAALGVDALWLSPFYPSELADGGYDVADPRGVDPRLGTLDDFDALVAEAHRLGLKVIVDIVPNHSSHRHAWFQEALYAGPGSAARDRYVFRDGRGEHGELPPTDWQSVFGGSAWKRVPDGQWYLHLFAPEQPDLNWENQEVRADYRTTLRFWSDRGVDGFRIDVAHALVKDLSEPLRDLGRPELSREEALTALPPGTHPFYDRDDVHEIYRDWRKILDAYRPPRMAVAEAWVPGARRALYARPDELGQAFNFEYLEAGWDAEELRQVITDSLATARAAGASATWVLSNHDVVRHASRLTLPPGTDLNAWLLSGGHAPAVDEAAGLRRARAATLLMLALPGSAYVYQGEELGLPEVADLPTEVLQDPIWEQTGHVRKGRDGCRVPLPWTTSGPSYGFGPGGAWLPQPPGFAAYAVEAQDGVEGSTLELYRTALRLRRKLLDGEELTWAADAPDGVLRFDRCEGWRCVANLSGASVELPAGEVLLSSAPLEDGRVGPDTTVWLGR, encoded by the coding sequence ATGCCCTGTGAAGGAGACCGCGTGACCGATCGCTCGACCCTCGACCTGTCGTCCCGGGACCCCGACTGGTGGCGCCAGGCCGTCGTCTACCAGATCTATCCCCGCAGCTTCGCCGACGCCGACGGCGACGGACTCGGTGATCTGCGCGGCATCACCCGCCGCCTCACCCACCTCGCCGCCCTGGGCGTGGACGCCCTGTGGCTGAGCCCCTTCTACCCCTCCGAGCTCGCCGACGGCGGCTACGACGTCGCCGACCCCCGGGGCGTCGACCCGCGCCTGGGCACCCTCGACGACTTCGACGCCCTGGTCGCCGAGGCCCACCGCCTCGGCCTGAAGGTCATCGTCGACATCGTGCCCAACCACTCCTCGCACCGGCACGCGTGGTTCCAGGAGGCCCTGTACGCGGGCCCCGGCTCGGCGGCCCGTGACCGCTACGTCTTCCGCGACGGCCGCGGCGAGCACGGCGAACTCCCACCCACCGACTGGCAGTCCGTCTTCGGCGGCAGCGCCTGGAAGCGGGTGCCCGACGGCCAGTGGTACCTGCACCTGTTCGCCCCCGAACAGCCCGACCTCAACTGGGAGAACCAGGAGGTCCGCGCCGACTACCGCACCACCCTGCGCTTCTGGTCCGACCGCGGGGTCGACGGCTTCCGCATCGACGTCGCACACGCCCTCGTCAAGGACCTGAGTGAACCCCTGCGCGACCTCGGCCGGCCCGAGCTGAGCCGCGAGGAGGCGCTCACCGCGCTGCCGCCCGGCACCCACCCCTTCTACGACCGTGACGACGTGCACGAGATCTACCGCGACTGGCGCAAGATCCTCGACGCCTACCGGCCGCCCCGCATGGCCGTCGCCGAGGCGTGGGTGCCCGGCGCCCGGCGCGCGCTGTACGCCCGCCCGGACGAGCTCGGCCAGGCCTTCAACTTCGAGTACCTGGAGGCCGGCTGGGACGCGGAGGAGCTGCGGCAGGTCATCACCGACTCGCTCGCCACCGCCCGGGCTGCGGGCGCGTCGGCCACCTGGGTGCTGTCCAACCACGACGTCGTACGGCACGCCTCCCGGCTGACGCTGCCGCCCGGCACCGACCTCAACGCCTGGCTGCTGTCCGGCGGCCACGCCCCGGCCGTCGACGAGGCGGCCGGGCTGCGCCGGGCCCGGGCGGCCACGCTGCTGATGCTGGCCCTGCCCGGCTCGGCGTACGTCTACCAGGGGGAGGAACTCGGCCTGCCCGAGGTCGCCGACCTGCCCACCGAGGTGCTCCAGGACCCGATCTGGGAGCAGACCGGTCACGTCCGCAAGGGCCGCGACGGCTGCCGGGTGCCGCTGCCGTGGACGACGTCCGGGCCGTCGTACGGCTTCGGGCCCGGCGGGGCGTGGCTCCCGCAGCCGCCCGGCTTCGCCGCGTACGCCGTCGAGGCGCAGGACGGGGTGGAGGGATCCACCCTGGAGCTCTACCGCACGGCCCTGCGGCTGCGCCGCAAACTCCTCGACGGCGAGGAGCTGACGTGGGCGGCGGACGCCCCGGACGGTGTGCTCCGGTTCGACCGCTGTGAGGGGTGGCGCTGCGTCGCCAACCTGTCCGGTGCGTCGGTCGAGCTGCCGGCCGGGGAGGTTCTGCTGAGCAGCGCGCCGCTGGAGGACGGCCGGGTCGGCCCGGACACGACGGTGTGGCTGGGTCGCTGA
- a CDS encoding tellurite resistance TerB family protein, translated as MAVWDRLKDQAKALQQNQGGRGATTGGHSGGARPGGGSKSQLVGLLKTQLGSLKNELKSGAYRDASMAMCALVAAADGQVDPAERQQVESMILSNDVLQNFPPEQLRTRFNKHVDQLTSNFQYGKTEAMQEIAKAAKKPTEARAVIQTGMVIAGADGHFSQAEATVLREACAALGVSPAEFQL; from the coding sequence ATGGCAGTGTGGGACCGGCTCAAGGACCAGGCCAAGGCTCTCCAGCAGAATCAGGGCGGCCGGGGTGCGACGACCGGTGGGCACAGCGGCGGGGCCAGGCCCGGCGGCGGCAGCAAGTCCCAGCTCGTCGGTCTGCTGAAGACGCAGCTCGGGTCGCTGAAGAACGAGCTGAAGAGCGGTGCCTACCGGGACGCGAGCATGGCGATGTGCGCCCTGGTCGCGGCGGCCGACGGGCAGGTGGATCCGGCCGAGCGCCAGCAGGTCGAGTCGATGATCCTCAGCAACGACGTGCTGCAGAACTTCCCGCCGGAGCAGCTGCGCACGCGTTTCAACAAGCATGTGGACCAGCTGACGTCCAACTTCCAGTACGGCAAGACCGAGGCGATGCAGGAGATCGCCAAGGCCGCCAAGAAGCCCACCGAGGCCAGGGCCGTGATCCAGACAGGCATGGTCATCGCCGGTGCCGACGGCCACTTCTCCCAGGCCGAGGCGACGGTCCTGCGCGAGGCCTGTGCGGCGCTGGGGGTGTCCCCGGCCGAATTCCAGCTCTGA
- a CDS encoding TetR/AcrR family transcriptional regulator: protein MGEERAVAAESGTRARTRRAIVDAAVALLAGDPTASLGDVATAAGVGRTTVHRYFPERSDLLAAISADVLDKVEAATERARLDDGPAAEALERLCQEYFELGDGLTLMFDTPQLTNWSDWDEETPADLHFLHTVRRGHAEGSIDAELHEEWVRNLVWALLYTAWEHTRTTGTPKHSALTLCLHTLRKAIAP, encoded by the coding sequence ATGGGTGAGGAGCGGGCCGTGGCGGCCGAGAGCGGAACCCGGGCACGCACGCGTCGCGCCATCGTCGACGCCGCCGTCGCCCTGCTGGCCGGCGACCCGACCGCGTCGCTCGGCGACGTCGCGACGGCGGCGGGTGTGGGGCGTACGACGGTCCACCGCTACTTCCCCGAGCGGTCCGACCTGCTCGCCGCGATCAGCGCGGACGTCCTGGACAAGGTCGAGGCGGCGACCGAGCGCGCCCGGCTCGACGACGGCCCGGCTGCCGAGGCGCTGGAGCGGCTCTGCCAGGAGTACTTCGAACTCGGCGACGGCCTCACGCTGATGTTCGACACGCCGCAGTTGACGAACTGGTCCGACTGGGACGAGGAAACCCCCGCCGACCTGCACTTCCTGCACACGGTCCGACGCGGTCACGCGGAGGGCAGCATCGATGCCGAGCTCCACGAGGAGTGGGTCCGCAACCTGGTCTGGGCCCTGCTGTACACGGCCTGGGAGCACACCCGCACCACCGGCACCCCCAAGCACTCGGCCCTGACCCTGTGCCTGCACACCCTGCGCAAGGCCATCGCGCCCTAG
- a CDS encoding DUF952 domain-containing protein — protein sequence MIYHVVPSTVWAGATGRSYAPDSLAEEGFVHCSPDEATTLAVVNAFYRDAPRPLLVLALDEARLAARVEWEAAAPAPPPGVAGDVLFPHVFGPLDRDAVDHVLEVRFDGEGRATELRTAG from the coding sequence ATGATCTATCACGTCGTACCGAGCACCGTCTGGGCCGGCGCCACCGGCCGGTCCTACGCGCCCGACTCCCTCGCCGAGGAGGGCTTCGTGCACTGCTCCCCGGACGAGGCGACCACGCTGGCCGTCGTCAACGCCTTCTACCGGGACGCGCCCCGGCCCCTGCTGGTGCTCGCCCTGGACGAGGCGCGGCTCGCCGCCAGGGTGGAGTGGGAGGCGGCGGCCCCCGCCCCGCCGCCCGGGGTCGCCGGGGACGTCCTGTTCCCGCACGTGTTCGGCCCTCTCGACCGGGACGCCGTCGACCACGTCCTGGAGGTGCGGTTCGACGGGGAGGGCCGGGCCACGGAGTTGCGTACGGCAGGATGA
- a CDS encoding serine hydrolase domain-containing protein: MRIARLLGTVLGTTLLTATAVLTAPAHAGTAAVRDTATLDRPALRDSLDAVHEAGMYGVFSSVRDGGERWTGASGVADVATGRPVTPGMRQRVGSISKTFTAVGVMQQVERGRIRLDAPVGDYLPELIPGERGREITVRMLLNHTSGIGDHVLSAFPSLLQGSAESLEEERFRSLRPAELVRMGLAAPATGRPGSVPGSYSNTNYVIAGLLLEKVTGQKAGAYLTRHVIDRAGLRHTYLPRSPYIKGPHPRMYESWFGLLDPPRDFSVYDMSWVSTAGSVVSTTDDLNRFYRSLLGGKLVGKASLDEMTRTVPVSGLDYGLGIYSLELPGCGRFWGHDGAVFGAGTIALSSRDGKRQVALAQNLMKYQELDENGRPKLHPIDEAIAAHVLRALCPEVPASGINRSRLTESLRFDQLSH, translated from the coding sequence TTGCGCATAGCCCGGCTCCTCGGAACCGTTCTGGGCACCACCTTGCTGACGGCCACCGCCGTGCTGACGGCCCCCGCGCACGCCGGCACGGCCGCCGTCCGGGACACCGCCACCCTGGACAGACCCGCGCTGCGCGACTCGCTGGACGCCGTCCACGAGGCGGGCATGTACGGCGTCTTCTCGTCCGTCCGGGACGGCGGCGAGCGGTGGACCGGCGCCTCGGGTGTGGCCGACGTGGCCACCGGACGGCCCGTCACACCGGGCATGCGCCAGCGGGTGGGCAGTATCAGCAAGACCTTCACCGCCGTGGGTGTGATGCAGCAGGTGGAGCGGGGCCGGATCCGGCTCGACGCGCCCGTCGGCGACTACCTCCCGGAGCTGATACCCGGGGAGCGCGGCCGGGAGATCACCGTCCGCATGCTCCTGAACCACACCAGCGGCATCGGCGACCACGTCCTGAGTGCCTTCCCCTCCCTCCTGCAGGGCTCGGCGGAGAGCCTCGAAGAGGAACGCTTCCGCTCCCTACGCCCCGCGGAACTGGTCAGGATGGGCCTCGCGGCCCCCGCGACCGGACGCCCCGGTTCGGTGCCCGGCTCGTACTCCAACACCAACTACGTCATCGCCGGACTGCTGTTGGAGAAGGTCACCGGCCAGAAGGCCGGCGCCTACCTCACCCGTCACGTCATCGACCGGGCCGGGCTGCGCCACACGTACCTGCCGCGCTCCCCGTACATCAAGGGCCCGCACCCGCGGATGTACGAGTCGTGGTTCGGCCTGCTCGACCCGCCCCGCGACTTCAGCGTCTACGACATGTCCTGGGTGTCCACCGCGGGCTCGGTCGTCTCCACCACCGACGACCTGAACCGCTTCTACCGCTCCCTGCTCGGCGGGAAGCTGGTCGGCAAGGCCTCCCTCGACGAGATGACACGCACGGTCCCCGTCTCCGGCCTGGACTACGGCCTCGGCATCTACTCCCTCGAACTGCCCGGCTGCGGCCGCTTCTGGGGCCACGACGGCGCGGTGTTCGGCGCCGGCACGATCGCGCTGTCCAGCCGTGACGGCAAGCGCCAGGTCGCCCTGGCCCAGAACCTGATGAAGTACCAGGAGCTGGACGAGAACGGCCGTCCGAAGCTGCACCCGATCGACGAGGCCATCGCCGCGCATGTCCTCCGCGCGCTCTGTCCCGAGGTTCCCGCGTCCGGAATCAACCGTTCTCGGTTGACCGAGAGCCTCAGGTTTGATCAGCTGTCCCACTAG
- a CDS encoding LAETG motif-containing sortase-dependent surface protein, translating to MSIARRVTARRLLGTGAAALVLCAASATTAFATGTPGGDGWSSGGSYKPGTGAGTETGTDRCQFSLDGTNFYDSVKVDDQNLKPTEDGKVHIKVRTAGGAATCTASLASYLAHGATFATSGEQVFVDFDTVTVKPGATESLDIAIPDKGCFGQIDLYRGAVKFDGELDATDGFEHGELPKGPDRPVIKDKLIAAWNGGTKDCTTPPPAEEEPPASTPPASPSEPAEETTPPATPPASPSEPAEPSTPPSSDTDTPTPSASESTPVAPKPNGGGGDLAETGADSSTGPIALGAAALLAGGAALVVVTRRRAARRGA from the coding sequence ATGTCCATAGCGAGACGTGTCACCGCGCGACGCCTGCTGGGGACGGGCGCCGCGGCCCTCGTCCTCTGCGCCGCCTCCGCCACGACCGCCTTCGCCACCGGAACGCCAGGCGGCGACGGCTGGTCGTCCGGCGGCAGCTACAAGCCGGGCACGGGCGCGGGCACGGAGACCGGGACCGACCGCTGCCAGTTCTCGCTCGACGGCACGAACTTCTACGACTCGGTCAAGGTCGACGACCAGAACCTGAAGCCGACCGAGGACGGCAAGGTCCACATCAAGGTCCGCACCGCCGGCGGCGCGGCCACCTGCACGGCCTCCCTCGCGTCCTACCTCGCGCACGGCGCGACGTTCGCGACCTCCGGCGAGCAGGTGTTCGTCGACTTCGACACGGTGACGGTCAAGCCGGGCGCCACCGAGTCGCTCGACATCGCCATCCCGGACAAGGGCTGCTTCGGGCAGATCGACCTCTACCGGGGCGCGGTGAAGTTCGACGGCGAACTCGACGCGACGGACGGCTTCGAGCACGGCGAGCTGCCCAAGGGCCCGGACCGCCCGGTCATCAAGGACAAGCTGATCGCGGCCTGGAACGGCGGCACGAAGGACTGCACGACCCCGCCGCCGGCGGAGGAGGAGCCGCCCGCCTCGACGCCGCCCGCGAGCCCGTCCGAGCCGGCCGAGGAGACGACGCCCCCCGCGACACCCCCGGCGTCCCCGTCCGAGCCGGCCGAGCCCTCGACGCCGCCGTCCTCCGACACGGACACGCCCACCCCGAGCGCCTCCGAGTCGACGCCCGTCGCCCCCAAGCCGAACGGCGGTGGCGGCGACCTCGCCGAGACGGGCGCCGACAGCAGCACCGGCCCGATCGCCCTCGGCGCGGCCGCCCTGCTGGCGGGCGGAGCGGCCCTCGTCGTCGTGACCCGCCGCCGTGCGGCCCGGCGCGGCGCGTAG